Below is a window of Manis javanica isolate MJ-LG chromosome 2, MJ_LKY, whole genome shotgun sequence DNA.
ACCTCCTCACCAAAGACACCTTTGGACCAGAGGCTCCTGGTGGTTGGAAGGCAGATAAGGATGAAAACAGCCCCGGCCTTCACAGGGGGTGCTGGAGCAGTGAGCTTGTTACGACAGCAGAGGGACCTCTTCACTTAACTTTCAACCACTCCAGGGCCCCTATGGAGCTGTGAGGAAAGCTAGGAGAGATTTTCTCCAGCCTGGGCAGAGAGGGCAATGGGGAAGATTGTGAGCCCCATAGATACCACTCAGAGATTAAGTGAGCAAACACAGCAGGGTGTAGCCGCTTCGACTGAATAGGGCCACGGCTGCGTGGTCTCTGATGGGTGGATTGAATGGTTATCTACGGTGACATCAGCTCAGATGTCAACGTCAGGTCATAGATCTCCCAGTTTTAAAGCCCAAAGCAGAGAAGGAATTTGCCTGAATAAATTGAATTCATGAGTCATTGCAGGAAATGTATAACTTGGTTCTTTGCATACCAAATAGTTACTATAATAAGAAGCTAAACCACCATCACcagtgaatatataaatattatttttatttcttaaacatcAGAATGATATAAACATTTGTCTTTCTTCCCTACCCAGGAAACTGCAGATAGCAGACTCTCTGCTTAGACTTCTTTAATCCAAGTCCTTTTTAAATTGAGCATAAGGACATATTTATGTCCACTGTCTAGCAAAATGGACTCAAGGAGGAAACCTGGCCTCTGGGATCATACAGACATGGGGATGAATCTCAGCGTTAGCACCATCTTGCTTGACCGTGTATCATTGACCATGCCTAGGTGTCAGGATCAACCTTGCAGAGTTATCCTAATAATTAGATTAGCTGGAATATGTAAAAGTATACAGACCAGTTATCTGATCCACTCTCAAATGAAGGATGGCAATAATTGCTATGAGTATTATTAATATGATTACCATTCCCTGGTTGAGTGTCAGAGGACAAAGTACTTAACCTGCCTGGTCCCCAGGTTTTCTTCTGTCTGTCAAGAGGACTTAATAATACCTCTGTCATAGAGATGCaacaaagattaaatgaggtgaaCTATGTACAATGACAAGAATGTACCTGGTACAGGTGGGAACTCAGATGATAtttgtttccttccccagtcTTTTGTAAAAGCCCAAGTGGAAGcaatcaatatattaaaaaccctAAGGTACTCAAttgcaaaatgagaaatgaatagGTTTTCCTTTTGTCCCCCAAACGGAAGCACAATAGGAATTTTCTCCATCAAAAGGACATGGAAAATGATCTGGCGTCCCCAGTTCCCAGAGCAGAGAAAGACATTTAATGAGTGATCTCCTTATTTGTAGGAAATTGCTCAGAGGACATGCTATGTATCCTGGAAAGGGCTCCATCCAAGAAGTCATGGGCCTACCTCCAAGGTCAGTAACTGGATCCAGGAACCCTAACCATGTGAGGGCCACTTCTGTGGCCTTTCTGAAGCGTCTAAGCCAGTAGAAGTTTATGGTGGGATGTGACCTGCTGATGTGTTCTGTTTAGCCCACATGGTACTTTTTATAGTTGGAATTGAAAGGCCTTAGGGTGAAAGGGGGAGATTGTTACTCTCTAAAAAGACAAGGTTCTTCTTTCCTTGCCCCATAAGGCACTCCTTCGTGATGTCTACCTGGCCTCTGATGGCATTTGTGTCCCACCCCCATCACCCATCTCTATTCAGACACCTACAGGTTATGGGCCAAGTGTACAGTACTTTTCTTCATGCAAGGGAAGCAGGGTCTTCATCACTGCCTCTACCAAGTTGTTCACAAGGGAACCACAAAACTGCTTTGTACCCAGATTGACAGCTTAATGAACATCTTGGCACAGGGCCATATTGCAGCATGCTTCAGGTCAGAGGCCCCTTACAAATGAAGTTGTGAGACGCATTTATACTGGgagagatgagaaaatggagaagaTAGCTAAGACACTCTGAATAGCCATTCtacccattttaaaaattcaattttacaGTTAGATTCGTTCTCATTCTTCAGTGCAATTGCAATGAGGTTTAAAGGGAACAGATGGAGGCAATTAAAACTGACACACCAGCTTCCCAGGTCTGAAAGCCACCATAGCCAATCACTTTAGGACACAGAAAGATGTGGCTTTCACTATAAATGTGTCGGTATAGAGGGTCTGCTTTCCTATAAATCCCAGCTGGGAGGAGCCCCTTAATGTACACTTGAGGTGTCTACACGATTATATTTGTCTGCCCTTTTTGAAAGAGAGGAAGACATTCAAAAATTCAGACAATGAATTATTAAGAGATGCATCTGATGGTAAAAGCTAGACTGAAATTCTTCTGGACACCTTGACGCCTAAACTGGTTACTAATTGAACAAAATTGAATGCCTTATCTCTGATACTTTGGACAATGTCTACCAAAGAGTGGTCTCCCATTAACTGAATGTTCATTGATCAATTGAATAAATAACATGATAGTCTAGAACTTGTGGAGAATATAGTCCAGGAACTTATAGCCTGAAAAGGGAaagataataattataataataacagaATGACACAATATAATCAttcaaaggaaaacaattccgtagAAGGTGGTGGTCCAATGCCATGTGACCCTTCAGCTTTCAGCattagaaaaaaggaagaggGGTGGTTTTGTACCTCTGCCTGAAATAGCAAACAGCATGTAGAAGGAGTAACAGGGAAGATATTCCATATGGCTGGAACAGCAGGCAACAGTACAGAAAACATGGGTCTTGAACGGGGACACTTGAAAAAAGACTTCAAATTTTCCAACCTGCATCTGAAATGTGCTCAataatcctgttttttttttttgtcattctctTTGCAGTGTCAAAGCATATAAACAAAAGCAAGTTGTCTTGGAATAAAGATGGCATTGTCCATGGAGTCAGATATCAGGATGGGAATCTGGTCATCCAGTTCCCAGGTTGGTACTTCATCGTTTGCCAACTGCAATTTCATGTGAAATGTCCGGAACATTCTGTTGACCTGAAGTTGGAGCTTCTCATCAACAAAGATGTCAAAAAGCAGACATTGGTGACAGTGTGTGAGTCTGGAGTGCAAACCCAAAACATATATCAGAATCTCTCTCAATTTTTGCTGGAGCACCTCCAGGTCAACACCACCATATCGGTCAAGGTGGATAAATTCCAGTATGTGGATACAAACACCTTTCCTCTTGAGAATGTGTTGTCCATCTTCTTATACAGTAGTTCAGACTGAACCATTTCTCCTGATTTTTAGGAAAAAAGCAACTCTCTACTATGCAGTACTTCATCCAACTTAATACTTGGGCAAAAAGAAACCTTTAGAACAAGACTAAAACCACCAAGGGTATTAATAGTATGTTTCTCCTTCTGTCTCTTGGGAAGATGAGAGTTTTGAACAAAATGTCTTTCAGACAGAAGGCAGGGAAGCAATGTGATATGTGGACAGAACCCCATATGGGTATCAGAAGGGATGGATTTACACCCCAGCCCAACAAGTCACTCACTATATGACCTGGAGCCATTCCTTTTCCCTCCATGGAATTCAGGATCCACAACTGACAAATGAAGTGGCTGGATTTGAATTTCTCCAAAGTCTCCTCCGTCTCAGAAGCCCAGGCTCTCTCATCACAGACCTATGAACTAAGATTCCAGACAGCGTTCTGGAAGCCCCCAACCAAAAGAAAGATCCCCACACCAGCAGCAAACCAATGGTACTGGCGATATTGGGCTGCATGTCACCTCAGCAGAATTTGAGGACAAGGTTCAGGGTACCTTGCCAAATGGTGTGAATTGTAGGACCTAAAATGTGTAAAAGAAAGGACTACCCAACTGAGCATCCTGAATCTAAGGGGCCTTCTGGGTATTTGGAAGATCATCTGACCAGGCTCGACTCCATTCAAGTTAAGATTGGCAATAATTCAATGACACCTTTTGTTTCCCGGTATGAAAGTGTTGTGCAGTCAACAAACACTTGATCAGCAAGCAGTGGTCAAGGTGACATGGTCTTCTGGTCAAGGAATAGCTGCTGCCCTCTTCCACACAATCTCTTTCCATTCCCTCCTCAAACACCTCTCAGGACACCATTTCTATGGAGAGCTTTTAAGGCCCCACAAAGTTACTGATAGACAATGATGGTCCTGAAAATGGTGAGGATGTCTGAGCAATGGTAATCTCCTCTTCTGATTTGGATAGCCACATTTCTCCAGCCAAGCCCGCCTACCTTTACATCTGTCCATCATCCACGCAGGAATACCTTACTGTGTGAAAAAAGGGCCATTTGACTTGTAACCCCTGAGTTTTTGCTTCAGAAGGAAAAGGGACCCTTAACTGCTCtgcaaaagaatggagaaaatttgcatttttctcaaaaagaaggagagaaaaaagggggtaGGCATTCAGGAAAGTTTGTCAGAGAAAAACTAGCAAAGCTTTTAAAGAGGCAAAAATAACCAGCTGTGGTAGCACAGATGAAGGGACTTGGGAGAACAAGTGGCtaagggaaaaatggaagtcaTTTGCTGAACAGTGTCAATGTCAACCTCTTCCTAGGTCCCCTCAGAAATATTCAGTAAAGTCTACATTTCTCTTTAATGCTCTCTGTGAGTAGATTCTTTGGGAGGAGAGGGCATTCTAAGAGCTGTGGAATTCAGCAAGCCAAGTGGTATGTGGTAAAAGGAGAGACAGGTTTACAGGATCCAAAGCTACAGAATAAGGGGGCATCTGGTATCAGTTAAACCTTAATTCTGAAGGACAAGTGAATCTTGCTGAAACCAACTCACTCCATCTTGAAAAGGTATCTGTGACCTAAGCATGTGTAAACTAAGCAAATTTTCTACCATCTTATATTCTAACTTGAGAaagattccattttcatttttcacccaCCATCCTCTGAGCAGAGGTGCCTGGCTTTTATACTGTGACTGCTTCCTAATCTCAATCTCTGAAAGCAACAGCTTTCAGACAAGGGGGCCCAGCATTTAAAGGAATCCTGTagcaagatgaaaaagtaaaatagaataatCATTAATAAGTCAATTGATTATATGTAGGGAATGGACAACCTAGGAAGTTTAAAGTGTAATTCTGCTATTCCCTGGAGGTTAACCTGGGAATGTTATGAGCAGATGACACCATCTAtgcaagtaaaacaaaaatttttctaACTTGGAAACCCAGCTACTCAAAACATATGGCTTTTCAGGAAAAATCCAACTGGAGCTTACAGACTCcgccctcctctctctctctctctctctctctctctctctctctctctctcacacacacacacacacacacacagagtatacTTGTAGAACTTGTAAAGGAGGGTGGAGAGGGGGGAAGAGGGGGTTGATGAACAAGTCAGTGTAGACTAAATTTGTTCCTGCCTTTGCAAAAATTCATAGGATTTTCATTCTCCATAGCCAGTAAATTTTCCTCCACCCAGTCTCTCCATCACCCACTGATGCCTCCGGTAACACCCTTATCCAATTCCTTCTCAGGATCCTCCAGTCACATAAAAGTGGCTCAGAGAAAGCCCCCCAGGAGGGTTGTTATGAACAGGCTCTAAAAGAGGAAGTACTGAGGGAAACTGGGCAGAACATAG
It encodes the following:
- the TNFSF8 gene encoding tumor necrosis factor ligand superfamily member 8 — protein: MDPGLQQTPNRVAPSQDAMHVPAGSVASHLGTTSRSYFCFTTATLALCLIFAVATIMVLVVQKTDSIPNPPGKFPLKGGNCSEDMLCILERAPSKKSWAYLQVSKHINKSKLSWNKDGIVHGVRYQDGNLVIQFPGWYFIVCQLQFHVKCPEHSVDLKLELLINKDVKKQTLVTVCESGVQTQNIYQNLSQFLLEHLQVNTTISVKVDKFQYVDTNTFPLENVLSIFLYSSSD